A portion of the Etheostoma spectabile isolate EspeVRDwgs_2016 unplaced genomic scaffold, UIUC_Espe_1.0 scaffold00018250, whole genome shotgun sequence genome contains these proteins:
- the LOC116679870 gene encoding syntaxin-16 isoform X1, whose protein sequence is MATRRLTDAFLLMRNNAIQNRQILAEQVSTYDPRLSTRSNAAELDELADDRMALVSGISLDPEAAIGVTKKLPPKWVEWVNEIQYEITRVRQKMKDLALLHDKHMNRPTLDDSSEEEHAIEITTQEITQMFHRCQRAVTGLQSRCGHCTEQEEKLLRNVVSSIAQSLQDLSTNFRHTQSGYLKRMKNREERSKHFFDSGPLMEEDEDLAVYDKGFTDDQLMLVEQNTVMVEEREREIRQIVQSISDLNEIFRDLAGMVVEQGTVLDRIDFNVEQSCVKTEEGMKQLQKAEQYQKKNRKMLVILILFIIVIVLIIILFGTKF, encoded by the exons ATGGCCACTAGGCGTCTGACCGATGCCTTCTTGTTAATGCGGAACAATGCAATCCAAAACCGGCAGATATTGGCTGAGCAAGTGAGTACATACGACCCCCGTCTGAGTACACGTAGCAATGCTGCG GAGCTTGATGAG ttggcTGATGATCGAATGGCCCTGGTGTCAGGAATTAGTCTGGATCCTGAAGCGGCCATTGGAGTCACCAAGAAACTGCCCCCCAAATGGGTAGAGTGGGTTAATGAG ATCCAGTACGAAATCACACGGGTTCGGCAGAAAATGAAAGATCTGGCCTTACTTCATGACAAGCATATGAATCGACCCACACTTGATGACAGTAGTGAGGAAGAACATGCCATAGAAATCACTACTCAGGAGATTACACAG ATGTTTCACCGATGCCAGCGAGCTGTGACAGGCCTGCAGTCTCGTTGTGGCCACTGTACCGAGCAGGAGGAGAAGCTACTGCGAAACGTGGTCTCGTCCATAGCACAGAGCCTGCAGGATCTGTCCACCAATTTCAGGCACACACAGTCCGGCTATCTAAAAC GTATGAAGAATCGTGAGGAGAGATCAAAGCACTTTTTTGACTCTGGACCTCTAATGGAAGAGGATGAAGATTTAGCTGTATATGACAAG ggGTTCACAGATGACCAGTTAATGCTGGTTGAACAGAACACAGTTATGGTGGAAGAACGAGAGAGGGAAATCCGACAAATAGTGCAGTCCATCTCAGATCTGAATGAGATTTTCCGGGACTTGGCTGGAATGGTGGTGGAACAG GGCACCGTTCTTGACAGGATTGACTTCAATGTGGAGCAGTCTTGTGTGAAAACAGAAGAAGGAATGAAACAGTTACAAAAG GCGGAACAGTATCAGAAGAAGAACAGAAAGATGCTGGTCATTTTGATCCTCTTCATCATAGTCATTGTTctaattattattctttttggaACAAAGTTTTAA
- the LOC116679870 gene encoding syntaxin-16 isoform X2 — MATRRLTDAFLLMRNNAIQNRQILAEQVSTYDPRLSTRSNAALADDRMALVSGISLDPEAAIGVTKKLPPKWVEWVNEIQYEITRVRQKMKDLALLHDKHMNRPTLDDSSEEEHAIEITTQEITQMFHRCQRAVTGLQSRCGHCTEQEEKLLRNVVSSIAQSLQDLSTNFRHTQSGYLKRMKNREERSKHFFDSGPLMEEDEDLAVYDKGFTDDQLMLVEQNTVMVEEREREIRQIVQSISDLNEIFRDLAGMVVEQGTVLDRIDFNVEQSCVKTEEGMKQLQKAEQYQKKNRKMLVILILFIIVIVLIIILFGTKF, encoded by the exons ATGGCCACTAGGCGTCTGACCGATGCCTTCTTGTTAATGCGGAACAATGCAATCCAAAACCGGCAGATATTGGCTGAGCAAGTGAGTACATACGACCCCCGTCTGAGTACACGTAGCAATGCTGCG ttggcTGATGATCGAATGGCCCTGGTGTCAGGAATTAGTCTGGATCCTGAAGCGGCCATTGGAGTCACCAAGAAACTGCCCCCCAAATGGGTAGAGTGGGTTAATGAG ATCCAGTACGAAATCACACGGGTTCGGCAGAAAATGAAAGATCTGGCCTTACTTCATGACAAGCATATGAATCGACCCACACTTGATGACAGTAGTGAGGAAGAACATGCCATAGAAATCACTACTCAGGAGATTACACAG ATGTTTCACCGATGCCAGCGAGCTGTGACAGGCCTGCAGTCTCGTTGTGGCCACTGTACCGAGCAGGAGGAGAAGCTACTGCGAAACGTGGTCTCGTCCATAGCACAGAGCCTGCAGGATCTGTCCACCAATTTCAGGCACACACAGTCCGGCTATCTAAAAC GTATGAAGAATCGTGAGGAGAGATCAAAGCACTTTTTTGACTCTGGACCTCTAATGGAAGAGGATGAAGATTTAGCTGTATATGACAAG ggGTTCACAGATGACCAGTTAATGCTGGTTGAACAGAACACAGTTATGGTGGAAGAACGAGAGAGGGAAATCCGACAAATAGTGCAGTCCATCTCAGATCTGAATGAGATTTTCCGGGACTTGGCTGGAATGGTGGTGGAACAG GGCACCGTTCTTGACAGGATTGACTTCAATGTGGAGCAGTCTTGTGTGAAAACAGAAGAAGGAATGAAACAGTTACAAAAG GCGGAACAGTATCAGAAGAAGAACAGAAAGATGCTGGTCATTTTGATCCTCTTCATCATAGTCATTGTTctaattattattctttttggaACAAAGTTTTAA
- the LOC116679870 gene encoding syntaxin-16 isoform X3, with translation MATRRLTDAFLLMRNNAIQNRQILAEQELDELADDRMALVSGISLDPEAAIGVTKKLPPKWVEWVNEIQYEITRVRQKMKDLALLHDKHMNRPTLDDSSEEEHAIEITTQEITQMFHRCQRAVTGLQSRCGHCTEQEEKLLRNVVSSIAQSLQDLSTNFRHTQSGYLKRMKNREERSKHFFDSGPLMEEDEDLAVYDKGFTDDQLMLVEQNTVMVEEREREIRQIVQSISDLNEIFRDLAGMVVEQGTVLDRIDFNVEQSCVKTEEGMKQLQKAEQYQKKNRKMLVILILFIIVIVLIIILFGTKF, from the exons ATGGCCACTAGGCGTCTGACCGATGCCTTCTTGTTAATGCGGAACAATGCAATCCAAAACCGGCAGATATTGGCTGAGCAA GAGCTTGATGAG ttggcTGATGATCGAATGGCCCTGGTGTCAGGAATTAGTCTGGATCCTGAAGCGGCCATTGGAGTCACCAAGAAACTGCCCCCCAAATGGGTAGAGTGGGTTAATGAG ATCCAGTACGAAATCACACGGGTTCGGCAGAAAATGAAAGATCTGGCCTTACTTCATGACAAGCATATGAATCGACCCACACTTGATGACAGTAGTGAGGAAGAACATGCCATAGAAATCACTACTCAGGAGATTACACAG ATGTTTCACCGATGCCAGCGAGCTGTGACAGGCCTGCAGTCTCGTTGTGGCCACTGTACCGAGCAGGAGGAGAAGCTACTGCGAAACGTGGTCTCGTCCATAGCACAGAGCCTGCAGGATCTGTCCACCAATTTCAGGCACACACAGTCCGGCTATCTAAAAC GTATGAAGAATCGTGAGGAGAGATCAAAGCACTTTTTTGACTCTGGACCTCTAATGGAAGAGGATGAAGATTTAGCTGTATATGACAAG ggGTTCACAGATGACCAGTTAATGCTGGTTGAACAGAACACAGTTATGGTGGAAGAACGAGAGAGGGAAATCCGACAAATAGTGCAGTCCATCTCAGATCTGAATGAGATTTTCCGGGACTTGGCTGGAATGGTGGTGGAACAG GGCACCGTTCTTGACAGGATTGACTTCAATGTGGAGCAGTCTTGTGTGAAAACAGAAGAAGGAATGAAACAGTTACAAAAG GCGGAACAGTATCAGAAGAAGAACAGAAAGATGCTGGTCATTTTGATCCTCTTCATCATAGTCATTGTTctaattattattctttttggaACAAAGTTTTAA
- the LOC116679870 gene encoding syntaxin-16 isoform X4, which yields MATRRLTDAFLLMRNNAIQNRQILAEQLADDRMALVSGISLDPEAAIGVTKKLPPKWVEWVNEIQYEITRVRQKMKDLALLHDKHMNRPTLDDSSEEEHAIEITTQEITQMFHRCQRAVTGLQSRCGHCTEQEEKLLRNVVSSIAQSLQDLSTNFRHTQSGYLKRMKNREERSKHFFDSGPLMEEDEDLAVYDKGFTDDQLMLVEQNTVMVEEREREIRQIVQSISDLNEIFRDLAGMVVEQGTVLDRIDFNVEQSCVKTEEGMKQLQKAEQYQKKNRKMLVILILFIIVIVLIIILFGTKF from the exons ATGGCCACTAGGCGTCTGACCGATGCCTTCTTGTTAATGCGGAACAATGCAATCCAAAACCGGCAGATATTGGCTGAGCAA ttggcTGATGATCGAATGGCCCTGGTGTCAGGAATTAGTCTGGATCCTGAAGCGGCCATTGGAGTCACCAAGAAACTGCCCCCCAAATGGGTAGAGTGGGTTAATGAG ATCCAGTACGAAATCACACGGGTTCGGCAGAAAATGAAAGATCTGGCCTTACTTCATGACAAGCATATGAATCGACCCACACTTGATGACAGTAGTGAGGAAGAACATGCCATAGAAATCACTACTCAGGAGATTACACAG ATGTTTCACCGATGCCAGCGAGCTGTGACAGGCCTGCAGTCTCGTTGTGGCCACTGTACCGAGCAGGAGGAGAAGCTACTGCGAAACGTGGTCTCGTCCATAGCACAGAGCCTGCAGGATCTGTCCACCAATTTCAGGCACACACAGTCCGGCTATCTAAAAC GTATGAAGAATCGTGAGGAGAGATCAAAGCACTTTTTTGACTCTGGACCTCTAATGGAAGAGGATGAAGATTTAGCTGTATATGACAAG ggGTTCACAGATGACCAGTTAATGCTGGTTGAACAGAACACAGTTATGGTGGAAGAACGAGAGAGGGAAATCCGACAAATAGTGCAGTCCATCTCAGATCTGAATGAGATTTTCCGGGACTTGGCTGGAATGGTGGTGGAACAG GGCACCGTTCTTGACAGGATTGACTTCAATGTGGAGCAGTCTTGTGTGAAAACAGAAGAAGGAATGAAACAGTTACAAAAG GCGGAACAGTATCAGAAGAAGAACAGAAAGATGCTGGTCATTTTGATCCTCTTCATCATAGTCATTGTTctaattattattctttttggaACAAAGTTTTAA
- the LOC116679873 gene encoding EEF1A lysine methyltransferase 3 — protein MTCVGDEDYPFPVDDCLFAETFSQDTVYTLLGQKIKIRQLFGANLGVAAPVWEAALHLCRYFEEQSIELRGKRIIELGAGTGVVGILAARLGAVVTLTDLPLALHQLQVNISANMPSSGWPTSLPTVLPLSWGEDHMNFSSDWDLVLCADIIYLPKTYPLLVETLAHLCKNGAVVYLSSKMRKEHETPVFYEEYLPSRFNVELVHYDGNQNINIYRASLRKSARSTALTPVMTVTNV, from the exons ATGACTTGTGTGGGAGATGAAGACTATCCGTTCCCTGTTGATGACTGTCTGTTTGCGGAAACATTTTCTCAAGACACCGTATACACTTTACTTGGGCAAAAGATAAAGATAAGACAGTTGTTCGGTGCCAATCTCGGCGTGGCTGCCCCGGTCTGGGAAGCT GCGCTACACTTGTGTCGTTACTTTGAGGAGCAGTCGATTGAGTTGAGAGGAAAGCGCATCATCGAGCTGGGAGCAGGGACTGGTGTGGTTGGTATCTTGGCAGCACGCCTTG GTGCAGTCGTGACCCTCACAGACCTTCCTTTGGCTCTCCACCAACTTCAGGTTAACATCTCTGCTAACATGCCATCCAGTGGTTGGCCTACCAGCCTTCCCACTGTTCTCCCTCTGTCCTGGGGTGAGGACCACATGAACTTCTCTTCTGACTGGGATCTGGTGCTCTGTGCAGATATCATTTACCTCCCAAAGACTTACCCACTGCTAGTGGAGACACTAGCCCATTTGTGCAAGAACGGAGCCGTGGTTTATCTCTCATCCAAAATGCGAAAAGAGCATGAGACTCCAGTTTTCTATGAGGAATATCTGCCAAGCAGATTTAATGTGGAGCTTGTTCACTATGATGGAAATCAAAACATTAACATCTACAGAGCGTCTTTAAGGAAATCTGCTAGGTCTACTGCACTAACACCAGTTATGACTGTTAcgaatgtttga